gcaattgctcggactaaccttgttttgcaggagaagcggctcctggaaaaaggaggtctgagcgcccggagctccaggcgcccggaacaggtccgagcgcccaggaccaacttttatcccctgcgcgacttcacgatgtggagcaacctggttggctggccacgtcacactccaggccctcggaaaggtcccaggcgcccggaacctcatataaaaggagggttgaggtgcagctttaaaaAATACACAATcctctaagcattctccgtgcgacaagctacTAACATCTTGACttagaagtgctgcaacgacaacccggagcttcagttttagtctttttattgtcggtacaatattcttttctgcttaaattgtacttagcttgtaatagcttttacgaattatagttgttgcccatcggaatcgatcaaggatcgcgggccttcgagtaggagtcgtcacaggctccgaacgaagtaaatccttcgtgtccactttatttactttccgctgcgttatttctgaacaagcttttacgatttcgaaaaacgaaatagccacgagcgctattcagccccccccccctcctcccctctagcgctttcgatccatcacctTGATCCTAGGCTCTCCTGTTATTGAGTGGGTACTAATTTCATATCCGATCGGCCCATTGCCATCTGCTCGGCCAACTTTGGTGGCCTGGTGATTCCTTTAGCTGCCTTGACTTTGGCCATTCTGTTGACAACTTTTCCTACTTTTGACTCATCCTCAGTGTGCTCTTTTTAGCATCGCATCAGGACTCATGtcataatatatcatatttcaatcaaTAAATAGTTACTTCGAGGTTAACCCAGAGATGAATCCTTCGAGATAGTACTTTGAGATCACAAAATGTATTGCTTCAAACCAAATTATAAACTTTATTTACATTGTAATTGTAAGATAAGTCATTGTAAGTCTGAATGATGGAAAGAAGCTGAAAGGGTATTTAATGCCGTGAATAGGGTAGAGcaagtcaagtcaaagtcaaagtcaagaagatCGATTGATATGATAATCAAAGTCAAGGAGTGTCAGTATTTGGGATCAGCGTATACAATTGTCTCAACCGAGTGGTCATCTGACCGGACCTTTCATTTGACCAGACCATTTGGGCAGTCAGATCATGGTTGGAGTTCTGAACCGAGTTAGTACCCGCCAGAGCAAAGTCCTCTTTATCACTCGAGTTGTCATGATCAACTATTTTGGTCGATTCATTCAGTCGACTGGACCTATAGTTCAATCGGAAAAACTAAATAATTGACTTGATCAAACTCAGTGGCCAACCTAAaaggccgagcggaggagtccTCGAGAATATCCCCTAAATCCGCCCCTGTGTCTCTTGCAAGCAATAGCTGGTTGAGCTTTATGAAGGATTCGATTGACTTATTAGGTGAGCATACTGTGGGTTACTCAATCCAACaaccttatatttatttttgacatTTTGTATCATGGAAGACAGAGGATATTCAACATGTAAATTGTATATTAGAAGCTTCCAACCTGCCAAACATAGGGATTACGATtacattttgaaaaatatatcagAGCATCTTTATGGTCTGTCCTTTGAGAttcatatataaataaatattaacatTAAAAAAAGAAGTCTTTATTTACAAGTACAGGTACGCGGTGCGATACTACACAACTTTAGGTACTATTTATTTACTGTTCATCATCTTCAATCAAATcattaacttgagtgtcggagaatCTATGTTGAGATCCTCTCCCTAACATAATTGCTAACACTCCTTTTAACATATAAAATCACTCGAAATcacttttaagttattttttactgAATTAAAGTCTTCAAGAAGTATCAAAATCACCTTTTCCAACCAGCTATTTTCTTAACTTTCATACATGAACAATGTTCAAGGGAAAAGAAATCATTGGAAAGACAAAAGAATggaacaaataagaaaagaaaacagGGCCTAAAAGTCTGCAAATTAAtagtaaataaataattttgcattcaatagaaaattttcaagaCACGAGAAAAACACTTTACATTTTTATGAAGTACTTGTCGTAGGTTTTCCCGTTGAATTTTGTCCCAGAAAATTGGTACGTCTGCGGCAGTTCTGGCTCGGTCCCAAATGTCTTCCTCTTATTATCAATCTTCTCCAAGTCAGATCTCATCGATAGGACGACGGGCGGCTGAGTGTCGCTCTCCACAAACTCAGCATCGATTCGATTACCTTAATTAAAAGGGCATTACTCGTATTCCCCCCACGAGCAACATGTTCACCCCTCTAAATCATTAAACCAAAAAAGTTAATCAGGCGTGGTTGGTCACCAAACGACTCCATGCTCACCGAAAACAGCACAATCTTTTAGATTCTAGAAATCCACAAAGAAGTGGATGCGGTGGATGGATAGATTTTGGGGACGGCACTGTTGTTGGTTAGTGCAAAACGTGGAGAGCGGAGTAATGTAAAGGCCGAGCCGCCACCTACCGTATCATTGCAACCACCGGTCCCTGCTAGCGATTCCTGCGAGAGGAGTGGACAGACCAACTGATCGAGGAGTGAAACCAACCAATAGGACTAAAAAGGGTGGGCCAAAAAGACAGATGACAGCGACAGAGACTGGTAGCTTCAGCTTCATCTCCTATTCCTCTAATATAAAGAGAGGCCTTCCTCTCTCGCTCTCAATTTCGCATTAATCATGGGCAGATCTCCTTGCTGCGAGAAGGCGCACACCAACAAAGGAGCATGGACCAAGGAGGAAGACCAGTTGCTCGTTGCCTACATCAAAGTCCATGGCGAAGGCTGCTGGAGATCTCTCCCTAAAGCTGCAGGTCTCCGTCCTTAATATCAATATCAGTGTTCTTTGCTTCTTCTTTACTGTCGCGCGATCGCTGAGTTTTTTGTTTTACATTCGAAGGTCTTCAAAGGTGCGGCAAGAGTTGTCGGCTCCGGTGGATAAACTACCTCCGGCCGGACCTCAAGCGCGGCAACTTCACCGAGGAAGAGGACGAGCTCATCATCAAACTCCACGGCGTGCTCGGTAACAAGTAGGCTGCAGTCCCTCTCCTCTGTTTAATTTGTCGGAACAGAGTGTATAAATTTACAGTTGGTTTTGTGTCCTCATGAATGAAGATGGTCAGTGATAGCCGGCCGATTACCCGGGagaaccgacaacgagatcaagAACTACTGGAACACCCACGTCAAGCGCAAGCTCATCGCTCGAGGGCTGGACCCCCGAACACACCTTCCGATCAACGGCGGTTCCGAACCCTCCTCCCTTTCGTCCGACCGGCGAACGGCCTTAGCGTTGTCCAAAGACGAGTCGTCCGCAGAAGACAGGCAGAGCAGCGACCTCAACCTCAACCTCGCCATTAGCCTTCCTCGCGCCTCTCCCAAGTCCTCCTCCGCTTCGTCGGAGGATTTGCTTTCGGAAGCAGAGGCCGCTCCGGCGTCTGTTCACGCCCGAACTATTTGCTTCTGCTACCATCTCGGTTACCGAGCGAGCGAGGCCTGTAGCTGCCACACGAGTTACGGCGACAATTTTGGTTGCCTTTATCGGCCTCTCAGAGAAAGGCAGCAGCCTACTTGAGTACTTCTTGTGCTCAGATCAGATTTCTCAACTTCGTTTGTTTCTATAGTAAAATTAAATGTTTTTCATCAATACTTTCGTGTACATTTATCTGTATCAGTTGTACCAATTAAGGTCTCGACGTGCATCGTCTGCAAAGGAGAAGCTCCCTGAGCAATTTCCCCTGCTCGGCAAGGAcagattatttaattaattcattCACACTTAATCTATCTCGCAGTCATCATATTTCATGGAGATGTAACCTAgcagtttaaattaaaatttctttcatcGAAAAAAGCAATGAcaatttttaaatcattaattaataACATAGATTAGCTTAAAGTTGTTGTCAAAGAACATCGTGACGTACAAGTACCAACTACATTCTCATTGGGAATGTGTTAGATTACTATGGCCTGACTTGACTGTAAACTGCAACTTATAAATTATCAATTATGCAGCGTTTGATTCTTCCAAGCAAATGACATTGATCTGTCAACCTGAAATAATGATTTATAAACGTTTCGCTCTTTTTACGTTGCAAAAGTTGCCGGCTAGATCTGACTTCTCCTCGATTACTATTTTGCTTAGTTTGGGATAAACGTAACGTACTGTCATGGTGTAAACTATAAAAACAACTTAATTACGATTTGTTGtattgatttgtcttctttgatgATAATGGCAGCCTGCAGTTGTTAAATAAAACCAAAATATATTGTCCCAATTAATGGACCCTTCGATCAACAATAGTATATATGCGCCATACATACAGAGTTGTAATAAATAATCATGTGCATTCTTGATTCCCTTGTTATCATTTCCCACCTACTGGCTTTGTCCTCTGAATGATAAGGGAAGGGAGGATGGGGACGCATGTGGAATTGTTGAGAAGTAGTAAATCTATGTGTCCGATACAAAAGTTAGGTGCAGCAGAAGTGGGGCTGTAAATGAGTCGAGTAGAATTGAATTTTgaggtgttcaagtttgtttactAAGATAACCGAGCTGAGCTGAATCgagtcgagcttaaaatgaatcaagtttttgaaatgattattcaagcttggcttgatttattttttataagcttgagcttATTTGAAATTTAACTTGAGCttaattcatttagatattattgaaCTCTTAATTAAAACTTGATTTGAGGTTGGTTCGatcttggtttgtttagatattattgaactcttaattcaagcttattgtgtttaaaacttttagttgtttgattggttattgaatttgataattcaaatttatttatttattttattttattatttatttagcatattgaaaagagttttattaatgaatatggttcataacattgttcacgaatattgttcacgaatgttaacgagctgaacatataTGTCTTCAAACTTATTTACTTAGTTTAACGAGCTGTttaagtttatttgtttaattaatcttgtgtatattgaacgaacataaacaatctCTTACTAAGCCGAACACCAAACTTAACTTATTCATcaatgcttggttcatttatagtcctaagcaaaaggagaaggaaaataaaaaggaaaaggaaacatATCACTTCGATATTTCTGAGACATGAATAGATTTTCATGATCCAATCAGAAGATTATCAGAGGGTGTTTGTTGACCGCTAGCATTAAATGGTGCAGCTAATCAGTAAGGACATCTTCAATAGTTAGAGTTCTAAATGagttttgtttttcaaaatttcaatatgttacatcaataatataaaaaaatattgaaatgcCTCTAATGGTGAAAGCTCTAATTAAATAAGCTTTTTTACGatccaattcatagcatgagttgCATGACTTCATGCATATTACATCAAATTCGAGATAAAAGAATAGATTTATATTTTCACTACTACTCTTAATTTACAAATCTCAAATCTCACTTCTATAATGATTCAAAAAAATTTATTcaacttttataattttaaaaatctctcaTAAATTTTGTATTGAAGATGCCTAAGACGTGGCTTCAGCATGACCGTCAGTTACtggttaattaaggaaagataaATTAAGCAGTTGACCAAGGAGAGTTACCCCTAAGCTCTGACTTCTGTTGATCAAACTAACTGGAAAGTCAAAGAATGGTTATTAAAATGCAAGCATTTTGATTTGAATCTAAATGCGTTAGTAGGTACGCCACTCAAAACATGGCTTGTGCCGTCCACCTCTCTCCTAATGACTCCTTTAAAAGGGTGACCTCATCCGTTTGGACTAATTAAGGAGAGATGAAGAACACATTTATCcaattttataataaatattagcTCATTCTGTTTAAGTCAACCAATCGGGTTAAGGTTATTAAAACACTTTTGCTTTGGAGGTtggtcaaaatcaaaatcaaaatcaaatcatataattctaaattaagcGAGAAAACCTCCCACGACACCTGGACACATGATGAAGTTATGCCTAATATGAACCTAATTCCCTGGCGTTGTTACCAAAAATCCTAATGTTCTTATTCTTATCCCCAGTTCGTTTGAAGTGCTGACCGAGAAAGCATGAATTGCAGCCGCCGATTACTACTGGCAAACCTTCATCAGTTCACACTAATAATGACTGGGCTCGTAGCCAAATCATCATGAAGCATTGGCTACGAATAGTTCGGATTTACTAGTCCATAATCTCTGATTCCCTCCTCCAGATCTCTACATACTTCGaatcccatttttttttttattgaatttatccataaaaataaaaataaaaataaaaatctaaaataccTCAATTCCTTAcataaattatgattttttaatatttttttaccttATAAATATTTAATGAGATTTTTTCCCAACTTTAATccctgaaaaagaaaaaaaaaacctcacTAAATACATTTATAagataaaaaaatactaaaaatcataatttatacACACGGAATTGAAGTATTTTTTCTTGGAtgaattcaataaaaaaaaattggcattCGAAGTGTGTAGGGACAAGAAGAGACCAGGAATTGTGGATGAGGAAATACAAACTAGGCTATGAGATAGTGATGCTCATTTCTTTCCTTTATTGTTAAAttcattctaaaaataaaaatttcatctCACATCACTAAAAGAAACATCTAATAGCGACGGAATTAGCGACAAATATTAAAATTCCATTGCTACTTCATATACATTTAGTCATTGGAATGTTAAATCCTAATTTTTTAAGTCGGATTAGCGACGGATGGACGACTGTCGCTATAGCGATGGATTATTTATTTATCCGTCGCTATTAATGGCAGGTTATTTATTTATCCGTCGCTAATAGAGATGAATTATTTAATTATCTATCGCTAATAAAGACAATAATCCATCGCTATCGTTTTTATGTAGCTTGGGCATCTATAATTTTTGGATGTAAACCGTAGCGAcgaataattaaataatttatcgtTATTAGCGatgaataattaaataatttgtcGCTAGTCCTTGGCATGTTGCCAACGGGAAACTCACAATTTGTATCAGATTTAATTAGCGATGGATTTTATTCCATTGCTATATTTGGGATATTAGGATCCTTTGTCCAATCTCTTCACTACACGAACTGTCCTTGTGCTTGCTCTGGTGATTTCCTCCCTACTCTGGTGATCGGCTTCTCCTCCTCCGATGTTCAAgactttcttctcctcctccttgttCTCCTCCTCCAGCCTGCTCTGCCCTAGCAGTGTCGCTACTGTGGCGAGCAGTGTTGCAACCGTGGTCGACACTGCTCGCCACAACCGATAGTGCCCGGCCATGGCCGACACTGATCGGCCGCTGTCGACACTGCTCAACTTCCTCTAGCACAAGAATATGATTATGCTTGCATAGTTCGAAAATATAATTatcagatttagactattaaCAATATTTGTCCATATTGATATTACTTGCATGATTAATCATGTTTGAAAATATAATTATGCTTAGTTTGACATGATTAATCATGTtagaaattttattcctattaggatgcaatatatatataaacaaagcttggatgtacaatatGTGAGACAACAGATTTATCAGTCAAGAATTTTTTACTAGGGTTGGAGAGTTTGTGAATTTCGCTAAGTCTGATCCAAAATGTTTGAATGATGTCGAGTTAAAGTATCTATGTAATTAGTACAGATGTAGAAATATAGATTTTCATGATGAGGATACAGTGAAAACTCATATATGTAGGTATGGATTTGTTCCAAATTATTACAACTTGTATTATCATGGAGAGCCATATGTATTCGAACAAATTAGACCTTCCGTTGCTTCGTCATCCAGCCCGATTGCTCTAAAGGAATCATCAAGGTATGTGAAAACAATGCAATCAATGATTTATGACGTAATGAATGCATATGATCAATCGAATATAGAGGAAACACTTACGCCTAAAGTTCAAAAAATGTAtgacatgttaaaggctagtgagaAAGGATTGTGAGAAGACATTTTTCTGGTTATTCTCAACTATCAGGTACTACAACATTACTGAATATGAAGGTAAAACATCATTTCTCTGAACGATGTTACGATGaaatatgtcaattgatgtcagagttgctccccgTTGATAACTGCATGATTGATAGCTTCTACAATACAAAGAAATTGATTAGAGATTTGAGTTTGCTAGTAGAGAAGATTTATTGTTGTATCAATAATTGCATGATCTTTTGGAATAAAGATAGTGAACTAA
This genomic stretch from Zingiber officinale cultivar Zhangliang chromosome 7A, Zo_v1.1, whole genome shotgun sequence harbors:
- the LOC122000719 gene encoding myb-related protein 308-like, which produces MGRSPCCEKAHTNKGAWTKEEDQLLVAYIKVHGEGCWRSLPKAAGLQRCGKSCRLRWINYLRPDLKRGNFTEEEDELIIKLHGVLGNKWSVIAGRLPGRTDNEIKNYWNTHVKRKLIARGLDPRTHLPINGGSEPSSLSSDRRTALALSKDESSAEDRQSSDLNLNLAISLPRASPKSSSASSEDLLSEAEAAPASVHARTICFCYHLGYRASEACSCHTSYGDNFGCLYRPLRERQQPT